In the genome of Eschrichtius robustus isolate mEscRob2 chromosome 12, mEscRob2.pri, whole genome shotgun sequence, one region contains:
- the LY6G6C gene encoding lymphocyte antigen 6 complex locus protein G6c, translated as MKGLLLLTLSSLLCWVSADIRCHSCYKVPLLGCVDRQSCHLEPGQQCLTTNVYLGKMWVFSNLRCGTPEEPCREAFNQTNHKLGLTYNTTCCNKDNCNNPAPRPTPALALVLLTSLAGLGLWLLH; from the exons ATGAAAGGCCTTCTGCTGCTCACCTTGTCTTCTCTGCTCTGCTGGGTCTCAG CTGACATTCGCTGTCACTCCTGCTACAAGGTCCCTTTGCTGGGCTGTGTGGACCGGCAGTCCTGCCACCTGGAACCAGGACAGCAATGCCTGACAACAAATGTGTACCTCG GGAAGATGTGGGTTTTCTCCAACCTCCGATGTGGCACACCAGAAGAGCCCTGTCGGGAGGCCTTCAACCAAACCAACCACAAGCTAGGCCTGACCTATAACACCACCTGCTGCAACAAGGACAACTGCAATAACCCAGCCCCTCGGCCCACCCCGGCCCTGGCCCTTGTCCTCCTCACCTCCTTGGCTGGCCTTGGCCTCTGGCTGTTGCACTGA
- the LY6G6D gene encoding lymphocyte antigen 6 complex locus protein G6d encodes MNPLFAGIPLSTLLRAALGNRKRCYDCGGGPSGSCKETVTTCGEGKRCGFLERKPQPDPRQTKPTGNPSVTLIHHHPACVAAHHCSRVETEVVGDVTYMTHRDCCVCDLCNSAVASTAAPACIVAAGVTALAWLLSGLWRG; translated from the exons ATGAACCCCCTGTTTGCTGGGATCCCGCTCAGCACCCTGCTGCGGGCTGCCTTGG GAAACCGCAAGCGGTGCTATGACTGCGGTGGAGGCCCCAGCGGCTCCTGCAAAGAGACCGTGACCACTTGCGGCGAGGGCAAACGCTGCGGCTTCCTGGAGCGCAAACCCCAACCAGACCCGAGACAGACCAAGCCAACTGGAAACC cctcagtgacCTTGATTCATCACCATCCAGCCTGCGTGGCGGCCCATCATTGCAGTCGAGTGGAAACAGAGGTGGTGGGAGACGTGACTTATATGACGCACAGGGACTGCTGCGTCTGCGACCTGTGCAACAGTGCTGTGGCGAGCACTGCAGCCCCCGCGTGCATCGTGGCTGCAGGGGTCACTGCCCTAGCCTGGCTCTTGTCAGGACTGTGGAGAGGGTAG